The Prochlorococcus marinus CUG1417 genome includes the window CAGATACTCTAGACATAAGTGCAGTTCTTAGAGCTAACCTACGTTCCTTACGATTCATATCAAGATTGTAAGAACGTGGCTTCGGTCCAAAAATAATTCCCCCACCAGGTCTTAAGGGTGTCCTTATTGATCCTTGACGAGCTCTTCCTGTACCTTTCTGTTTATATGGCTTTCTACCGCCCCCACGAACTTCAGATCTTGTCAAAGTTGATGCTGTCCCCTGTCTTTTATTTGCTAGCTGCCTAAGGACTGCTCTATGTATTAAGTCTGCCGAAGAAGTTTCTTTAGCAACTGCTAAATCAAGAGAAACTTTGCCGGATTTTTTACCATCCCACTTAAGAGTTTCGAGTGTTGTCATGATTTTTCACCTCCTTTTTTGCCT containing:
- the rplD gene encoding 50S ribosomal protein L4 codes for the protein MTTLETLKWDGKKSGKVSLDLAVAKETSSADLIHRAVLRQLANKRQGTASTLTRSEVRGGGRKPYKQKGTGRARQGSIRTPLRPGGGIIFGPKPRSYNLDMNRKERRLALRTALMSRVSDMKAVEDFGSTLKQPKTSDIVNGLSRLGIQKTEKVLVILDSPSDVIKKSINNIEKVKLIAADQLNVFDILNANKLVIGQSAIDKIQEVYGS